A genomic stretch from Coffea arabica cultivar ET-39 chromosome 10c, Coffea Arabica ET-39 HiFi, whole genome shotgun sequence includes:
- the LOC140015862 gene encoding uncharacterized protein, which translates to MQEGSTPNARPNTSGGSRPTAPARVYAIDDQPVPDSSEVVEGTLPIFHRLAKVLIDPGATHSFVNPSFMFEIDVRPVRLPFDLEVRTPMGNKKIIASLAYKNCEFWIGERKMLVDLISLDIKGYDVIIGMDFLDQYHAKLDCRAKVMEICIPGEATLRLDIKGRLASSAMISGIRARKMLSKGAQGFLAFLINAPSDQVKLEDVPVVREFPDVFPKELKTLPPEREVEFRIDLVPGTAPISKTPYRMAPAELKELKIQLQDLLEKGFRVFTKYLDQFVVVFIDDILIYSKTREEHVRHLQMVLQILREQKLYAKFSKCEFWLDEISFLGHKVSKEGIAVDPAKVEAVMNWKQPESPTEELKKRLTSAPVLVLPDGGEGYAVYSDASGEGLGCVLMQNSKVIAYASRRLKSHEQNYPTHDLELAAVIFALKK; encoded by the exons ATGCAGGAAGGGAGTACTCCGAACGCTAGACCAAACACTTCTGGAGGGAGCCGGCCAACAGCTCCTGCCAGGGTGTATGCTATAGATGACCAACCTGTACCTGATTCCTCGGAAGTCGTGGAAGGTACTCTCCCCATTTTTCATCGATTAGCTAAAGTATTAATTGACCCTGGTGCAACTCATTCATTCGTAAATCCATCATTTATGTTTGAAATAGATGTGAGACCTGTTAGATTACCCTTCGATCTTGAAGTTAGGACACCAATGGGTAATAAGAAGATAATCGCTAGCTTAGCCTATAAGAATTGTGAATTCTGGATTGGAGAGCGTAAAATGCTAGTGGATCTAATCAGTCTAGACATAAAGGGGTACGATGTTATCATAGGAATGGATTTCCTAGACCAATATCATGCTAAACTTGATTGCCGAGCGAAAGTGATGGAAATCTGTATACCTGGAGAAGCAACTCTGAGGTTAGATATTAAGGGTAGGTTAGCATCATCTGCTATGATCTCAGGAATACGGGCGAGAAAAATGTTGTCAAAAGGAGCTCAAGGTTTCTTAGCCTTCTTGATTAATGCTCCCAGTGACCAAGTGAAGTTAGAAGATGTACCAGTGGTacgggaatttccggatgttttTCCCAAAGAGCTAAAGACTCTACCGCCGGAAAGAGAAGTGGAATTTAGGATTGACTTGGTGCCTGGAACGGCTCCAATTTCCAAAACTccgtaccgaatggctcctgccgagCTAAAGGAGTTGAAAATTCAACTGCAAGACCTCTTGGAgaaaggtttt agAGTCTTTACGAAGTATCTGGATCAGTTTGTAGTGGTTTTCATCGATGATATCCTGATATACTCTAAGACGCGAGAGGAACATGTTAGGCACTTGCAGATGGTCTTGCAAATATTAAGGGAGCAGAAGCTGTATGCCAAAttcagcaagtgtgagttttggttggatgaAATATCCTTTCTAGGACATAAAGTTTCTAAGGAGGGAATTGCCGTGGatccggcaaaagttgaggcCGTTATGAATTGGAAGCAGCCAGAAAGCCCAACTGAa gaattaaagaagcgTTTAACATCCGCTCCTGTTTTGGTGTTACCTGATGGAGGCGAAGGTTATGCCGTGTACTCCGATGCTTCTGGAGAAGGTCtaggatgtgttttaatgcaaaatagtAAAGTGATTGCCTACGCTTCCAGGAGACTGAAGTCTCACGAACAAAACTACCCAACTCATGACCTAGAGTTAGCAGCAGTGATTTTCGCCTTAAAGAAATGA